Below is a window of Rhodopseudomonas sp. P2A-2r DNA.
ATGACGATGCCGATCATGGCGATGACGGACATCTCCATGTTGAACAGCATCAGCGTCAGGATCGCACCGATGCCCGCCGACGGCAGGCCGGAGATAATGGTGATCGGGTGAATGAAGCTCTCGTAGAGAATGCCCAGGATCACGAAGGCGGCGAACACAGCGGCGAGGATCAGCACGCCCTGCCCGCGCAAGCTGTCCTGGAACACCTGCGCGGTGCCGGAGAAGCCGGTCGCGATGGTCACTGGCAGGTTGGATGCGCCCTCGATGGCGGTGATCTGGTCCACCGCATAGCCGAGGGAGGTTCCCGGCACCAGGTTGAACGAGATGGTCACCGCCGGCTGCTGGCCCTGATGATTAATCTGCAGCGGCCCCACCGTCGGCACCAGCCTCGCCACCGCGCTGAGCGGAATGGTCTGGTTGTTGCCCGTCTTCATGTAGAGTTTTGAGATGTCCGACGGGTCGATCCGGAACTGCGGCTGCGCTTCCAGGATGATCTGGTAGTCGTTGGACGGCATGTAGATAGTGCCGACCTGGCGCGAGCCGAAGGCATTGTAGAGCTGGTTGCGCACCTGATCGACGGTGATGCCGTAGACCGCGGCCTTCTCGCGGTCGATGTCGACGGTCATCTGCGGATTCTTGATGTAGAGATCCGTGGTCACGTCGAGCAGTCCGGGCACCTGGGCGATCTTGTCGCGCATTTCCGGCGCCAGCCGGTACAGCGACTCGGTGTCGCCGCTCTGCAGCACATACTGGTACTGACTCTTCGAGGGCCGGCCGCCGATATTGAGGTTCTGAATGCTCTGGAAGAACGCCTGCAGGCCCGGCACCGCGGTGGCCTTCTGGCGCAGCCGTGTCATCACCGCCTGGGCGCTGTCGCGCTCCTTCTGCGGCTTGAGCGCAATGAACAGCCGGCCGTAATTCGCGGTCGGATTCGGCCCGCCGGATCCGACCGTCGAGTTGATGTAATCGACCGCGGGGTCGGATTTCAGCACTTCGGTCAGTGCCTGCTGCCGTGCCTTCATCGCCTCGAACGAGGTGTCGGTGGCGGCTTCGGTGACACCGGTGAGGAAGCCGGTGTCTTCCTGCGGGAAAAAGCCCTTCGGCACGATCATGTAGAGATAGACCGTGCCGCCCAGGGTGGCGATGGTCAGCAGCAGCATCACCGCCTTGTGCGCCAGGACATGGTCGAGCGCCCACTCATAGCCCCTCAACCAGGCAGCGAACATCGCCTCGAAGGCGCGGAGGATGATGTTGTCCTTCTTGTGCGGGTCGTGCGCCTTGAGCACGCGCGCGCAGAGCATGGGAGTCAGCGTCAGCGACACGAAGCCCGACACAATAATGGCCGCGGCGATGGTGATCGCAAATTCGCGGAACACGCGCCCGACAATGCCGCCCATCAGCAGCACGGGAATGAACACGGCAATCAGCGAGAAGGTGATCGAGATGATGGTAAAGCCGATCTCGCGCGCGCCCTTCAGCGCCGCCTCGAACGGTCGCATGCCGTGCTCTATATGGCGGACGATATTTTCCAGCATCACGATGGCGTCGTCGACCACGAAGCCGACCGACAACGTGAGCGCCAGCAGCGTCATGTTGTTGATGGAGAAATCCAGCATGTACATCACGGCGCAGGTGCCGAGCAGCGAGATCGGCACCGCCAGCGCCGGGATGAAGGTGGCGGATGCGGAGCGCAGGAACAGGAAGATCACCATGATCACCAGCGCCACGGCGATCAGCAGGGTCTCCTCGACGTCGCTGACCGCCTGGCGGATCGACACCGAGCGGTCCATCATGACGTTGACGGCGATCGACGGCGGGATTTGCGCGCGCAGCGACGGCAGCTTGGCGCGCACGCCATCGACCACTGCCACGGTATTGGCGTCGGGCTGTTTCTGGATCGCCAGCACGATGGCGCGTTCGCTGTTCAGCCAGGTTGCGACCTTGTCGTTCTCGACGCTGTCATAGATCTTGGCGACCTCGTCGAGCTTGACCGGCGAGCCGTTGCGCCAGGCCACGACCACCTGGCGGTAGTCGATCGCCTTGTCCATCTGTCCGGACGCCTGCAGCGAGATGTCCTGCTTGGGGCCGTTGAGGGTGCCGACCGGCGTCGAGGAGTTGGCGCGGGACACCGCCGTGCGGATGTCTTCCAGCGACAGACCACGCGCCGCAGCGGCCTCGGGATCGGCCTGGACGCGTATAGCGAATTTCTGCGCGCCGTAGATCGTGACCTGGGCAACGCCCGGAATCTGCGACAACGCCTGCCCGATGGTGATGTCGCCATATTCGTTGACCGTCGACAGCGGCAGCGTCGACGAACTGAGGGCCACAAAAAGTACTGGGAAATCACCGGGGTTCACTTTGCGGAAACTCGGCGGCGTCGTCATTTCGATCGGCAGGCGGCGTTGCGCGATGGTCAGCGCGGTCTGCACGTCCAGCGCCGCGGCGTCGATACTGCGGTTGAGGTCGAACTGGATGGTGATCGCGGTGGTGCCCTGCGACGAGCTCGACGACATCGACGAGATGCCGGCGATGGTCGAGAGCTGGCGCTCGATGACGCCGGCGACCGATGCCGCCATGGTGTCGGCGCTGGCGCCCGGCAGGGTCGCCGTTACGGCAATGGTCGGGAAATCGACCTTGGGCAGCGCCGAGACCGGCAGCAGACGAAAGCCGAAAATGCCAAAGGCGATGATCGATGCGGTGATGAGCGTGGTCATCACCGGTCGGCGAATGCACAGCTCCGAAAGGGTCATGGCTCAGGCTCCAGCCTTGCGCGGCCGCGCTTCGACGCGCGTCCCGCTCGACAGCAGCAACTGGCCGTCGACCACCACGTCCTCACTGCCGGAGAGGCCGGAGGAGATCGCCGACAAGCCCTGGAAGGTGCGTTCAACGGTAACCGGCTGAACCTGGGCGACGCCCTCCTTCACCACGAACACGAAGTTGCCGGTCTGGCTGCGCTGCACCGCGACCGTCGGCACCACCACGCCATCCACGGTGCGCACAATCAGCTTGGTCTGAACGAGAGTCCCAGGCCACAGCGTCTCATTGCCGTTGTTCATGATGCCCCGCACTGTGACCATGCCGGTGGTGGAGTCCACGCTATTCTCCACCATGGCCACCTTGCCGTCCTCGGAGCGGCCGCTGTTGGGAATGGTGGCGATCACCGTGGTCGATCCCGCAGCCATGGCCTCGCGGAGATCGCCGAGAATGCGCTGGGGAATCGCGAAGGACACATAGACCGGCGCCATCTGGTTGATGGTTGCCAGCGGCGCCGTGTCCGCCGGACGAACGAAGTTGCCCACCTTCACGTTGGCGGCGCTGATCCGGCCAGCGAATGGTGCGCGGATAGTCGTGAAGCTTTTTGCACCCTGAGATTGTCGAGCGCCGACTGGTCGGCCTGGATCGTGCCGGCGAGAATGTCGGACTGGGTTTTGGCGTTGTCGACATTGACCTGGGTCGTGGCGCCCTTGCCGATCAGGTCGCTGAAGCGCTTGAGGTCGCGTTCTGCGCCGGCGAGCTGCGCGCGATCGCGGGCCAGCGCGCCTTCGGCCTGCTCGATCTGGGCATCGATCTGGCGCGAATCGAGGGTGAACAGCAGGTCGCCCTCGTTGACCTTGGCGCCGTCCTCGAAATGCACGGAGACAATGGTGGTCTCGACGCGGGATTTCAAAGCGACGCTGGAGATCGGCGTCACGGAGCCAATGGAATCCACTTCATAAGGAATCGGTTTGCGTTCGGCCTTGGCCAGTTCCACCGAAACGACACGAGGGCGCGGCGCCTTCTGGGCTGCCGTATTCCCGGTGGTCCAGGACGATTTTGTCAGATAGGCCGTCAGTGCGACGGCCCCCAACAGGCCCACGAAGATCCATGTACGTTTCTTCATCACATCCCACGTCAACCGGTCTGGAGCATCGGGAGCACTCCTCGATTCTCCGTCCCTCACAGCGACTTAGTGCGCTTTATGCTTAAAGCGTATCATGCCCCTCCATCCGATGGTATGCCAGCCTGACTTATTTTTGCCATTGTTGTTACCGGAATCCCATCCAATGAGAATTGCAACGTGGAACGTGAATTCGGTCCGGCAGCGGCTTGACCATCTATTGACCTGGCTGCGCGATTGCGCGCCAGACGTGGTCTGTCTGCAGGAGATCAAATGCGTCGACGAGGCATTCCCGCGGGAGGCCATCGAGGCACTCGGCTACAACGTGGTCACCCACGGCCAGAAAACTTTTAACGGGGTCGCGCTGCTCTCGAAGTATCCGCTCGAGGAAGCAAATCCGGGGCTGGCCGGCGACGCCGAGGATTTGCACGCTCGCTTCATCGAAGGCGTGGTGTCGCTGAAATCGGGCGTGGTGCGCGTCGCCTGTCTGTATCTGCCCAACGGTAATCCGGTTGAGACCGAGAAATACCCCTATAAGCTGAAATGGATGTCGCGGCTGCACGACTACGCGCAGCAACGGTTGAAGACCGAAGAGCCGCTGATCCTGGCTGGTGACTTCAACGTGATCCCTGCGGCGGCTGACGTCCACAACCCCGCCGCCTGGGCCAATGATGCGCTGTTCAAGCCGCAGACCCGCGAAAGCTTCCAGGCCCTGCTCGGTCTCGGCCTCACCGACGCCCTGCGCGCCGTCACCGACGAGCCCGGCCAGTACACGTTCTGGGACTACCAGGCCGGCGCCTGGCAGAAGAACTGGGGCATCCGCATCGACCATCTCCTGCTATCGCCGCAGGCCAGCGACCGGCTCACCAATGTCGGCATCGACAAGTATGTCCGCGCCTGGGAAAAGCCGTCGGACCACGTGCCGGTATGGATTGATCTGGATCTTGAGGTCGCGTGAGTTGATCGCGCGCGGCCTGATCCACAGACGCAGCTGTTATCGCCCGGCTTGACCGGGCGACCCAGTATTCCGTGAAGGAATTGGGAAAATACGAAGACAACTGCCAGCAGTGTCGAAATCCAAACTGAAGCCGGCGTTTACTGGGTCACCCGGTCAAGCCGGGTGACGACAACCGAGCCCGAGGCGCTTTCCCCAGCCTCAGTCCTTGCGGCCCTGCACCCAGTGCTCGAGCATCTGCAGCGCCATGGCGCGGTCGTCTTCGGAGGCCTTGGCGATCGCCTTGTTGTAGCTGTCCTTGATCCAGGTCTCGTCCGGCGCAGCGCTGTCGCGCGCCAGCGTCAGCCACATCAGGCCGCGCGCCGCCTGCCTGGGCAGTTGTTCGCCGTTGAAAAGCATCTGGCCGAGCATGGCCTGGGCCTGGTGCTGGCCCTTTTGCGCGGCAAGGCCGAGCCAGCGCGCGCCATACTTGGTGTCGCGCGGCGCGCCGATGCCCTTGAGGTACAGGCGGGCCAGATCGTATTGCGCATCGGCATTGCCGAAATAGGACGCGGCATAGGAGAACATCTCGCGCGCCCGCTCGGTGTCGACCTTGACCTTGGAATTCGGAATGCCGTCGAGGTAGTAGCGGCCTAGCGCCACAAAGGCGTTGGCGACGATCGCCGCCTGCGGCGCCGACGGGCTATCCTCGGCGTGCGCATTGGCGATGCGGCTGAAATATTCGAAGGCGCGCAGGTCGTCCTGCATCACGCCGTTGCCGTCGGCATACATCCGGCCGAGCTTCCACTGGGCGATCGGGTGACCGCCTTCGGCGGCATATTGCAGGGCAGTCAGCTGGGTCGAATTATCCGAGGGGGCCGCCTTCTTCAAGGCGGCGGCGGTACCGGACTGCGCCGATACCACCGGGATCGCCGTATCCGTGCCGTTCACCGCGGCGCCATCAAAGGCGGACGCGGGACCGGCCACAGCTGCGGCTCCCAAAGCAAACGCTACAAGAATGATACGCCTAGATGTCCGCATAACACTGTTTCTCGTGCGCCCCGCCCGGATGGGTGACGGCACCATCGACCGCCGGTCCAACCTGCTGGGCATATTTCCAAAGCGCACCGGTCGTGTGGTCTGTCGCACGCGGCTTCCATTTGGTCTTGCGCTCGGCCAATTCCGCGTCAGTCAATTTTACGTTAAGTGTGCCGTTGTCTGCGTCGATCTCGATGATGTCGCCATCTGCGAGCAAAGCGATCGGGCCGCCGATGGCGGCTTCAGGGCCGACATGGCCGATGCAGAAGCCACGGGTGGCACCGGAGAAACGACCGTCAGTGATCAGGGCGATCTTGCCGCCCATGCCCTGCCCGGTCAGGGCTGCCGTGGTCGAGAGCATCTCGCGCATGCCGGGACCGCCGCGCGGCCCCTCATAGCGAATCACGAGGACTTCGCCCTCTTTGTAGGTCTTGCTCTTCACCGACTCGAACGCATCTTCCTCGCGGTCGAAGCAGCGCGCAGGTCCGGTGAATTTCAGGTTGGACATGCCGGCGACCTTCACGATCGCGCCCTCCGGAGCCAGATTCCCTTGAGTCCGACAACGCCACCGGTGACGGTGATCGGCTTGTCGGCAGAACGAACGACGTCCTGGTGGGGATTCCATTTCACGTTCTTCAAATTCTCCGCAATCGTACGGCCGGTAACGGTCAGGCAATCGCCGTGCAGGTAGCCGTGATCGAGCAATGTCTTCATCAGCAACGGTATGCCGCCAACTTCAAACATGTCTTTGGCGACATAACGGCCACCCGGTTTCAAATCCGCGACATAGGGTGTCTTTTTGAAGATTTCCGCCACGTCAAACAGGTCGAACTTGATACCGCACTCGTGCGCGATGGCTGGCAGATGCAGTGCAGCATTGGTCGAGCCGCCGGACGCGGCAACGACGGCAGCAGCATTCTCCAGGGCTTTGCGGGTGACGATGTCGCGCGGCCGGATGTTGCGCGCGATCAGCTCCATCACCTTCTCGCCGGCAGTGGTGCAGAACGCATCGCGGATCTCATAGGGCGCAGGCGCCCCGGCGGAATAGGGCAGCGCCAGACCGATCGCTTCCGATACCGTCGCCATGGTGTTGGCCGTGAACTGGGCGCCGCAGGCGCCGGCCGACGGACAGGCCACGCGCTCGATCTCGTCGAGATCCTCGTCGGACATCTCGCCGACCGAATGCTTGCCGACCGCCTCGAACATGTCCTGCACGGTGACCTGCTGGCCACGGAAATTTCCGGGCAGGATCGAGCCGCCATAGATGAATATCGAGGGCACGTTGAGCCGGACCATGGCCATCATCATGCCCGGCAGCGACTTGTCGCAGCCGGCGAGCCCGACCAGCGCGTCATAGGCGTGGCCCCGCATGGTCAGCTCGACCGAGTCGGCGATGCACTCCCGGGACGGCAGCGACGAACGCATGCCGTCATGGCCCATGGCGATGCCGTCGGTGACAGTGATGGTGCAGAATTCGCGCGGCGTGCCGCCGGCGGAGGCGACGCCCTTCTTGACGGCCTGGGCCTGACGCATCAGCGAGATATTGCAGGGAGCGGCTTCGTTCCAGCACGACGCCACGCCAACGAACGGCTGGTGGATCTGCTGGGTGGTCAGCCCCATCGCGTAGAGATAGGAGCGATGCGGCGCCCGCTCCGGCCCTTCCGTCACATGACGGCTGGGCAGGCGCGACTTGAGGTTGCTGGCTGGCGTCTTGGCGTCCATCTTGAACCCGTTTCCCCGGCCATCTCCCTGAACCCGGAAAATCTTGTGATTTCCCATTGTCTTCGCGAGCGCCGTGGCCGTTAGCTGACGAAGAATGATTTCACGGAGGCGTGTGGCTAAATAGCGGCGCACGCAAGGGCCGGCGGTGGCACCGGCCAAATGTTGGGGAACTGTTGCTTGGGCGCAACATTCGTTGCCGCACAGCAACCCTCTGGAATGCGACTAAGGTACAGTCCAAACGACGATGGCCGGCTCGGGAGCCTGCCATCGCGACCCGCGCTCGGGTTTTCTACATATTCAGGACGCGCCCGTAGGCGTCGAGGACCGCCTCCTTCATCGTCTCCGAAATGGTAGGATGCGGGAAGATGGTGTGGAAGAGCTCTTCTTCCGTGGTTTCCAGGTTCATGGCCACCACAAACCCCTGGATCAGTTCGGTGACCTCCGCGCCGACCAGATGCGCGCCGAGCAGCTGCCCGGTCTTCTTGTCGAAGATCACCTTGGCCAGGCCCTGATCTTCGCCCATGGCGATGGCCTTGCCGTTACCGACGAAGGGGAAGCGGCCGACGCGGATCTCGCGACCGCTCTCCTTGGCCTTGGCCTCGGTGAGGCCGACGGAAGCCACCTGCGGCTGGCAGTAGGTGCAGCCGGGGATCAGCAGCTTGTCCATCGGATGCGGATGCATTCCCTTGATGGCCTCGACGCAGATCACGCCTTCATGCTCGGCCTTGTGCGCCAGCATCGGCGGCCCCGCGACGTCGCCGATGGCGTAGATGCCCGGCACGTTGGTCTTGCCATAGCCGTCGATGACGATGCAGCCACGCTCGGTCTTGACCCCGAGCTTCTCCAGGCCAAAGCCCTCGATGTTGCCGACTACGCCGACCGCGGAAATGACGCGGTCGAATTCCTGGGTCACCGGCTTCTTGCCGTCGTCGATGGTGGCGACGACGCTGTCGGCCTTCTTGTCGAGCTTCGTCACCTTGGTATTGGCAAGGATCTTGATGCCCTGCTTCTCGAACTGTTTTCGCGCGACGGCGGCGATCTCGGCGTCCTCGACCGGCAGGATCTGCGGCAGCACCTCGACCACGGTCACTTCGGCGCCCATGGTGCGATAGAACGACGCGAACTCGATGCCGATGGCGCCGGAGCCGACCACCAGCAGCGACTTCGGCATCCTGTCCGGGTTCATCGCCTCGAAATAGGTCCAGACCAGCTTCTTGTCGGGCTCGAGGCCCGGCAGCGCGCGAGGCCGCGCGCCGGTGGCGACGATGATATGCTTGGCAGTATAGGCGCCCGGTCCCAGCGCGCCCTTCGGCGCAGCGGCTTCCGACTTCTTCACCGTGAACTTGCCGGGCGCGTCCAGCATCGCCTCGCCCCAGATGATCGAGACCTTGTTCTTGTTCATCAGGTATTCGACACCGCCATTGAGGCGCTTCACGACGCCGCGCGAGCGCGCGATCACCGCCTTGATGTCGAACGACACGTTGTCCGCCGACAGGCCGTAGTCCTTGGCGTGCTGCATGTAGTGATAGATCTCCGCCGAGCGCAGCAGCGCCTTGGTCGGAATGCAGCCCCAGTTGTTGCAGATGCCGCCAAGATAGGCCTTCTCGACGATCGCCGTCTTGAAGCCGAGCTGCGCGGCGCGGATCGCGGTGACATAGCCACCGGGGCCGGAGCCGATGACGACGACGTCGAAGGATGTATCAGCCATGTTGCACTCCGCGCGCCGACCGGCGCTGTCTTGAAATCAAAAATCGACGGATTCCGAATTCGATCAATCCCGTCGCCGCAAGGATTCCCAGCGCGCAATAGATCAGGAACTGTCCGAGGCTGCGCGCCAGTTGCTCACCGGAATTGTAGGCGTTGTAGAGGATGTCGTATCCGACCGGATTCAACGCCGCCGCGGCGGCGATCAGCAGCGATATCCAGGGCCATGAAGTTCTGACTTTCATGAGCCACCGGACCTGAGCCTCACACCACCATCATCACGGGATTTTCGATCAGCTTCTTGAAGGCGGTGATCAATTCCGCGCCGAGCGCGCCGTCGATGGCGCGGTGGTCGCAGGACAGCGTCACGCTCATCATGGTGGCGGCGACAATCTGGCCGTTACGCACGACGGCGCGTTCCTCGCCGGTGCCGACCGCCAGGATCGAGGACTGCGGCGGGTTGATCACCGCGGTAAAATCCTTGATGCCGAACATGCCAAGATTGGAGACCGACGACGCGCCACCCTGGTATTCATTGGGCTTGAGCTTCTTGGCCCGGGCGCGCCCGGCAAGCTCCTTCATCTCGTTGGAGATCGCCGAAATCGACTTGATCTCGGCCTGGCGAATGATCGGCGTGATCAGGCCGAACGGCAACGCCACAGCGACGCCGATGTCCGAGTGCTTGTGGCGAAGCATGGCGGCCTCGGTCCACGATACGTTCGCTTCCGGAATCTTCTGCAGAGCAACCGCCATTGCCTTGATGACGAAATCGTTGACCGACAGCTTGTAAAGCGGCTTGCCATCCTTGTCCTTGCCGGCCGCAGCGTTGATCTCTTCCCGCGCGGAAGAGAGCTTGCCGAGATCACAGTCGACGGTGAGATAGAAGGTCGGCATCGAGTTGGTTGCAGCCGTGAGACGTTGCGCGATGGTCCGGCGCATCGAGTCATGCGGCACGCTTTGGTAATCGCCCTGCTCGTACAGACCGAGAATCTGCTGATCGGACATGGCCGGCGCACCGATCAACGCCGTCGCGCCGGCGGGAGCACCAGCCGACGATGCCGCTGCCGCCTTGAGGCCGCCGCCGGACTTGGCGGTTTCGACATCCTTGGCGATGACGCGGCCGTGCGGACCGGAGCCGTTGATGCGGCCGAGTTCGATGCCGGCTTCCTTGGCCAGGCGCTTGGCCAGCGGCGAGGCGAAGACGCGCGCGCCATTGCTCGCCGGCGCAGCTTCTTTCGCCGGAGCCGGTGCGGCCGCGGCGGGCGGCGGCGCCTTCTCCGCGGCCGGCGCAGGCACAGGCGCGGCAGCAGGCTTTGACGGTTCCCTGGGCGCTTCGGCCGCAGCCGGCGCCGGCTTTGCGTCAGAGGCCCCTGCCCCTGCCGCCTTCACATCTTCACCGTCCGCAGCCAGCACCGCGATGATGGCGTTGACCGCCACGTCCTGGGTGCCTTCCGGCACCAGAATCTTGGCGATGGTGCCCTCATCAACGGCTTCCACTTCCATGGTCGCCTTATCGGTCTCGATCTCGGCGATCACGTCGCCTGACTTGACCTTGTCGCCCTCTTTCTTGAGCCACTTGGCAAGGTTGCCCTTTTCCATCGTCGGCGACAGCGCGGGCATCAGGATGTTGATTGGCATTGTCAGTGACCACCTTGTTGCGACTGCGACGTGGTGCCCACGTCAGTGGGCCGCGCGATTTCGGCTTCGAACATATCGACGATGCGGCTCAGCGCCTCGTCCTCGGAAAACTCGCTCTCGCGCCCGTAGGCGCGCGCGGCGTGGCGGGCGATGTCGACCAGCAACATGCCCCACATGTCGGGCTCCTCGAAGGCGCGGGTGAACGCGATCGACAGGCCGCCGTCGACCACAAACGCACGCAACACTTCGACGGCGTCATCGCGGCCCACGACGTCTGGCGGCAGCGGTTGCTCCTTAGGCCCCGCCATGCGTCACCGATAGCAAACGGCTTTGGCAGCCGCGACGACGTCGGCCACGGACGGCAGCGCCAGCTTCTCGAGATTGGCGGCATAGGGCATCGGCACATCCTTGCCCGACACCCGGCCGACCGGCGCGTCAAGATAGTCGAAGGCGTGTTCCATGATCCGGGCGGCGATTTCGGCACCGACGCCGGACTGCGCCCAGCCCTCCTCCACCGTCACCGCGCGGCCGGTCTTCTTCACGGACTCGACGATGGTGTCGGTATCCATCGGACGTAGGGTGCGCAGGTCGATGACTTCGGCGTCGATGCCTTCCTTGGCCAGTTCCTCGGCGGCCTTGAGCGCGTAGTTCATGCCGTTGGACCACGAGATCAGGGTAACGTCCTTGCCCTTGCGGGCGATCTTCGCCTTGCCGATCGGCACGATGTATTCATCGAGCTTCGGCACTTCGCCGGTGTGGCCGTACAGCATTTCGTTTTCGAGGAAGATCACCGGGTTGGGATCGCGGATCGCGGCCTTGAGCAGGCCCTTGTAGTCGGCGGCGGAATGCGGCGCGACCACCTTGAGGCCGGGGATCTGCGAGTACCAGGCCGAGTAGTCCTGGCTGTGCTGCGCGCCGACCCGGGCAGCGGCACCGTTGGGTCCGCGGAACACGAGCTGGGCGGTCATCTGGCCGCCGGACATATAGAGCGTCTTGGCAGCGGAGTTGATGATCTGGTCGATCGCCTGCATGGCGAAGTTGAAGGTCATGAACTCGACGATCGGCTTCAGGCCGGCCATCGCCGCGCCGACGCCGACGCCGGCAAAGCCGTGCTCGGTAATCGGGGTGTCGATGACGCGGCGGGCGCCGAATTCCTGCAGCAGGCCCTGGGTCACCTTGTAGGCGCCCTGATACTCCGCGACTTCCTCGCCCATGATGAAAACGTCTTCATCGCGGCGCATCTCTTCGGCCATCGCGTCGCGCAACGCTTCGCGGATGGTCATGGTGACCATCTCGGTGCCTTCCGGAATTTCCGGATCGGACTCGACCGTGGCCTTCGGCGCCACCGCGGCGGTGTCGCCCTGCGGGGCAGGCGCCGGTTTGGTGTCGGCCGCCGGCGGCGCGGACTGATCCGCCTTCATCTGCGCGGCGGGCTCGGCCGCGGCCTTGGCTTCCTTGGATGCCTCGGCAGCCGCCGAGGCATCTTCGCCGTCGGCCAGAATGGTCGCAATCGGCGTGTTCACCGCGACGTCTTGGGTGCCTTCCGCGACCAGGATCTTGCCGAGGGTGCCCTCATCGGTGGCCTCGACTTCCATGGTCGCCTTGTCGGTCTCGATCTCGGCGATGACATCGCCGGACTTGATCGCGTCGCCTTCCTTCTTCAGCCATTTGGAGAGGTTGCCCTTCTCCATGGTCGGGGACAG
It encodes the following:
- the lpdA gene encoding dihydrolipoyl dehydrogenase, yielding MADTSFDVVVIGSGPGGYVTAIRAAQLGFKTAIVEKAYLGGICNNWGCIPTKALLRSAEIYHYMQHAKDYGLSADNVSFDIKAVIARSRGVVKRLNGGVEYLMNKNKVSIIWGEAMLDAPGKFTVKKSEAAAPKGALGPGAYTAKHIIVATGARPRALPGLEPDKKLVWTYFEAMNPDRMPKSLLVVGSGAIGIEFASFYRTMGAEVTVVEVLPQILPVEDAEIAAVARKQFEKQGIKILANTKVTKLDKKADSVVATIDDGKKPVTQEFDRVISAVGVVGNIEGFGLEKLGVKTERGCIVIDGYGKTNVPGIYAIGDVAGPPMLAHKAEHEGVICVEAIKGMHPHPMDKLLIPGCTYCQPQVASVGLTEAKAKESGREIRVGRFPFVGNGKAIAMGEDQGLAKVIFDKKTGQLLGAHLVGAEVTELIQGFVVAMNLETTEEELFHTIFPHPTISETMKEAVLDAYGRVLNM
- a CDS encoding efflux RND transporter permease subunit; the encoded protein is MTLSELCIRRPVMTTLITASIIAFGIFGFRLLPVSALPKVDFPTIAVTATLPGASADTMAASVAGVIERQLSTIAGISSMSSSSSQGTTAITIQFDLNRSIDAAALDVQTALTIAQRRLPIEMTTPPSFRKVNPGDFPVLFVALSSSTLPLSTVNEYGDITIGQALSQIPGVAQVTIYGAQKFAIRVQADPEAAAARGLSLEDIRTAVSRANSSTPVGTLNGPKQDISLQASGQMDKAIDYRQVVVAWRNGSPVKLDEVAKIYDSVENDKVATWLNSERAIVLAIQKQPDANTVAVVDGVRAKLPSLRAQIPPSIAVNVMMDRSVSIRQAVSDVEETLLIAVALVIMVIFLFLRSASATFIPALAVPISLLGTCAVMYMLDFSINNMTLLALTLSVGFVVDDAIVMLENIVRHIEHGMRPFEAALKGAREIGFTIISITFSLIAVFIPVLLMGGIVGRVFREFAITIAAAIIVSGFVSLTLTPMLCARVLKAHDPHKKDNIILRAFEAMFAAWLRGYEWALDHVLAHKAVMLLLTIATLGGTVYLYMIVPKGFFPQEDTGFLTGVTEAATDTSFEAMKARQQALTEVLKSDPAVDYINSTVGSGGPNPTANYGRLFIALKPQKERDSAQAVMTRLRQKATAVPGLQAFFQSIQNLNIGGRPSKSQYQYVLQSGDTESLYRLAPEMRDKIAQVPGLLDVTTDLYIKNPQMTVDIDREKAAVYGITVDQVRNQLYNAFGSRQVGTIYMPSNDYQIILEAQPQFRIDPSDISKLYMKTGNNQTIPLSAVARLVPTVGPLQINHQGQQPAVTISFNLVPGTSLGYAVDQITAIEGASNLPVTIATGFSGTAQVFQDSLRGQGVLILAAVFAAFVILGILYESFIHPITIISGLPSAGIGAILTLMLFNMEMSVIAMIGIVMLVGIVKKNAIMMVDFALERRRVGLSAEHAIREAALLRFRPIMMTTFAAIFGTLPIALGAGAGAELRQPLGIAVVGGLCVSQLLTLFITPVIYIYLDRIDRKLKRRLEPQYDEAEEAGRQHGIAAE
- a CDS encoding pyruvate dehydrogenase complex dihydrolipoamide acetyltransferase, producing the protein MPINILMPALSPTMEKGNLAKWLKKEGDKVKSGDVIAEIETDKATMEVEAVDEGTIAKILVPEGTQDVAVNAIIAVLAADGEDVKAAGAGASDAKPAPAAAEAPREPSKPAAAPVPAPAAEKAPPPAAAAPAPAKEAAPASNGARVFASPLAKRLAKEAGIELGRINGSGPHGRVIAKDVETAKSGGGLKAAAASSAGAPAGATALIGAPAMSDQQILGLYEQGDYQSVPHDSMRRTIAQRLTAATNSMPTFYLTVDCDLGKLSSAREEINAAAGKDKDGKPLYKLSVNDFVIKAMAVALQKIPEANVSWTEAAMLRHKHSDIGVAVALPFGLITPIIRQAEIKSISAISNEMKELAGRARAKKLKPNEYQGGASSVSNLGMFGIKDFTAVINPPQSSILAVGTGEERAVVRNGQIVAATMMSVTLSCDHRAIDGALGAELITAFKKLIENPVMMVV
- a CDS encoding DUF5076 domain-containing protein, with product MAGPKEQPLPPDVVGRDDAVEVLRAFVVDGGLSIAFTRAFEEPDMWGMLLVDIARHAARAYGRESEFSEDEALSRIVDMFEAEIARPTDVGTTSQSQQGGH
- the xth gene encoding exodeoxyribonuclease III, translated to MRIATWNVNSVRQRLDHLLTWLRDCAPDVVCLQEIKCVDEAFPREAIEALGYNVVTHGQKTFNGVALLSKYPLEEANPGLAGDAEDLHARFIEGVVSLKSGVVRVACLYLPNGNPVETEKYPYKLKWMSRLHDYAQQRLKTEEPLILAGDFNVIPAAADVHNPAAWANDALFKPQTRESFQALLGLGLTDALRAVTDEPGQYTFWDYQAGAWQKNWGIRIDHLLLSPQASDRLTNVGIDKYVRAWEKPSDHVPVWIDLDLEVA
- a CDS encoding tetratricopeptide repeat protein — its product is MRTSRRIILVAFALGAAAVAGPASAFDGAAVNGTDTAIPVVSAQSGTAAALKKAAPSDNSTQLTALQYAAEGGHPIAQWKLGRMYADGNGVMQDDLRAFEYFSRIANAHAEDSPSAPQAAIVANAFVALGRYYLDGIPNSKVKVDTERAREMFSYAASYFGNADAQYDLARLYLKGIGAPRDTKYGARWLGLAAQKGQHQAQAMLGQMLFNGEQLPRQAARGLMWLTLARDSAAPDETWIKDSYNKAIAKASEDDRAMALQMLEHWVQGRKD